Within the Taeniopygia guttata chromosome 15, bTaeGut7.mat, whole genome shotgun sequence genome, the region ACTAGAATCTCAAAAGAGTTTGACCATGTCAGAAATAAGTAGTATTAATTATAAACCAGTTTTTGTGCAGTACTGCATGGGGCTGGACTGCTGCTGAAGAACCAACACTTCCACCTTCCCATCCAGAGAGGATTCTAAGGCATGGAGAGGTTTTCAGTTTGAATGAACTTTCAAATTAGATGTTCTGAACTTGTATATGTGCAGGTTCTGTGCATCCTTCAAGTAATTCCCTCTGTTTTAGTAACTGGGGTTAAACTAAACCAGGTATTTTAGGTAAAAGATCCCACATATGAGCGATATCTCATCTCATATCTTCCATATGAGAAAAAGTTAACTTGTTCATCATTAAGGCTTTCTGATAAGACTGGGCTTCAACTTCCTAGACTACAGACAATCATCTCAGGTGTATTACATCCCTACCAATGCATTTGGTTTAGGAAGAATGGATGAATGTCTGGTACCACTTTATCTTTTTAGTACATATAAATACCTTTATGCTTTTTGACTTTACCTGTTGGCAGCTGAGCATGACCAGTTTTAATGCAGTGGGGAGCTCAAAAGTGCATCAGCTGCCCATGAAACAAAACCTCAGCTGGCAGAATATTCCCTTGAGAAGGCCCTGTACCtctttccctgtgccagctgttccttcttccttttcacCAGAAGCTTCTTCCTTTCACCAGATCCCATCAATTGGGCTGAGTGCCAAATAAATTGTACATGTGGCTCATCCCTAAGTAAGAAGTACATTTCTGTCAAGGGTACAGAATAAGAGTCcttattttgtttcaaatcaAGTACTGGGTATGCTTCCAATACAAAATTAATGACCCTAATTTGAACtatgaggaaaatgggaaaggatATGTTGGATTTGGAAGTAGACAGCTGGAGAAGAAATACAGTAGTGAAAGCAGTTATGAAACAAAACTGAAGCAATCACAATAATTTCTGCAAATATGGAAAATGGAAgcctgaaatatttcaggataCAAGTCCACTAATTACAAATCTGGCAAATATGCCTGTACAGCTTTACCTCTGTGCTGGCAGGAAATAGGAAAATAGATCATCAAGAAAGCTAATTACTATTCTTCTGGACTTCCTAATGTATCAGCAGTTTAAGTGTTGGTATTTTGATCACTCATTTCTGGAAGAGCTGTTTGATTGTTCTCTCACAGACCAGAAATAACTTACAGCTTTCTTAGATCATTGTCCATCTGTCCACAATGTCTTGTTTTATACTAGCTCAGGGAgcttactgtaaaaaaaaaaaaaaaaaaaaaaaaaaaaaaaaaaaaaaaaaaaaagccttttactATCAGATACAAGATTGACATATTTAGGACACCAGAgaagttatatatatatattaaaaaaacccagaatcaGCTGGAAATCCCTATGAGTACATGTTTCTTTTGAGGTAATAAAGCTTAAGTGGGCTTGTGAAAGTTCAGTTCCTGAAGCATCATTCTTGATAGGAAAACGAATCAATAATAATTACAGCTCTGTGTATCAACCTGTAATCTTTCCTGCAATTTGTTTCTATAGGTAATGGTAGTAAACAAGAAGTAATTTATGTTTGCTGAGTAAAAgaaaattgacatttttaaagcaaagcaattttattattatttaggcTGTGTGCTAGTTTGAAAAAAGGACATGCTGGCCTAAAGTGAGCTACTGCTAAAAAATTATTAGGATGGTTTGAGCTAAACTCCATGGTTTTTTACCTAAATGAAATACATGCAAGTAAGATAGTGTATACTGTAACTTTCAACAGTCACATTGTCCTCAGATGTAAAGAAATTTTGGGGCCGAAAgcaaaaagttatttttttatcaAGTATTACCTGCTCTTAGGGTTAGTTCAAGTAACTTAGGGTTATTATACCAAATATATATCTCACTCAAATAAgtaaaaacaagagaaaaaataatgtaatgcTAAGGTAGATGATCATCTGCTTTAAGTAATTTCCTTGCAACTGCATTCTAAGCCTTATATACATTAGCTTTTCAGAGCATCCAACTGCAATATTTAGTGAATAATGCAATCACAAAATAGCATATGCTGATAAATGGAATAGTGGATGAGCTCTCTAGAATCAGTATTCACACACAGAAGGAGTGACAGGGTAGAAGCTggaacaccccccccccccccaaagtTTTCTCAAGATGTTTCTTTGGCTCATTAATTACTCATGAATGTCTTCTATTCTCCTATGTAATCTAAGAATTAGCCTCTCAGGTTGGTTATTTGTAACAGTGAGTAATACCCTCTAGTGGTACACATAGGAAAAGGAGATAGACAAAGAATGattaattctttttccattgTTAAAGAGGCTAAGTAAGGTTTCAtctaaataacaaaaataacccTGTGTCTTTGTATAATACAGGGCATCACTGGTCTGTCTACAGGGGCTGGTTAAAATGGAAAATGCGCTGCACTGAGTTAGATGTCAGAAATAATCATTTTAACCATTTGTTTGCAGATGAAACAAATTGCCACCTACAGTCTGGAGGGAGTGGTTCTAGTGACTCCCAGGTCAGAGAGGTATGTCCTTACATCTGAAGGCTACATTTAATTCCTACACATGACAAGTAACTCTGTAGGcaaaaaaggaatatttattAGTCTCTAATATTTCAGTGTAATAAAGTCTGCATTTCCAGACCCTGTGTGAAGTCCAGATTCACTatcaaaaaagtattttctgaaaaagcTCATAATCAGGGTTTCCTGCAGTTACCAGgacttttgttttatttgcccATTGGCAAAGGTTCAGGGATGGAGGTGAAAACTGACAGTGCTGAAGCATAGAGTCCAACAAATGCCCCTCTTAACAATAAAAAGCTATTCAACTTATTTAAACAAATAAGTTTAATGCAAATAATGCAAATACCCTTGAATCTTTTCCAGAAGCCCAGTCTACTAAAGCAGAGTAGTTTAGGTCTGTTTTGAAATAGTCTTTGCTTCCATAAATAGAATACCCCCAAGCAGGGGGAATATCCAGGAACTTACTGCATTTCTCTGAAGTAGCACATCCATGTGCAGTGTGTGTCACAATGTGATGACACTTGCCTAGTCCCATTTCATTCTGATTGTCACCGGTTTTGCCTTTCTGCAACCCCAGTATCGCTCTAAGATTTAAaagcttttgggggtttttcaggattttctggTGCACTGATTACTCCACCCCTCCAAGAGGAAGGATCTCACAGTGTTCAGTATCACACTGGTTCAGAATTTATATCAGCTTCTAACCTAATGTTAAGCAAGATGGGAGTCAGAAACCAATTGTTTAAAAGCCCCATGAAGGAAGGATTTACTGTGCCTTATCTTTCTCAGCTGTAGTTCCTGGCATTAGTTCAGCTACTGCAGAGTCTTGGACCAGTGTAATCTTCCATACTTCTTGTTATCtcactatttttttattttgctgtggcAAACCaatctctgttttctttattctcttctaaaacatataataaaagaatgaaaaaaaattggagtAACTTTGCCAATCCTGCTGTAGGATATAATGACACTTTCAGCCGCCACATCACTGTTAATAAAACAGAGACAGCAGTTTAAAAAGTTCTGAcaagaatttattaatttatggtTGAGAACAAATGTGTCTGACAGTGGAATGATGAGATTACCACATTCTGTACAGAGAGATTTTTCTAGAAATCTTCTTTCCACTGTGTTGACAGAACTTGCAGTATAGAAGTTCAGGAGTGGGTGTCAGTTCACAGACTCTCAGCCAGTTACAAGGATGGCTGCATGCCCAGATGAGATGAAGGTTCAGACTTTCCTGCTACTGTTCCTGTTTCTTTATGTTCACTCTTGCTGAAAAACTAATCAAGCTGTCTGACACCTGGCACAGGAGGGCACCACTAGGTGTTACCTTCCTGTATTAAGCTGGCTAGGAAGTTCTATTAcccaaaagaaaaggaaaaaaaaaaaatctcaagaaGCTATTTTGAGCTAAAAGCTGGAAGGAAAGAAGCTAGTCAAGCTGAgccttctgtgcttttttttctgtccatgCTGAAGGCTGAGAAAAGCCTCCTTCACAGTACAAGAACCTCTATACAACTGGGGGAAATGGCAGTTGTGTGGTTACTTTAAAAACACTGCTTTCTGGCAAGTGGGCAGGTACTGACTGTAAGTGCATTTTGTTGCAGGACACTTGCAGATGGGTAGATATTGACTGTGAATGGCATTTTGTGCGGAacacttatttttaaaacctttaaaTACTTTTATGATATAAGAAAGACATATAAAATCTCTCAAGTACTTTCCCCAAGCCTTAATTTCTTCATCCACcggcaagaagaaaaaaaaaaagaaaaaaaattaaagttttctAATCTTCACTTGAGTTGTCAAATTCCTCCCAGTCTGATACGCTCATAACTTCTGATGGAAAGTCAAGATGATGCTTCATTCGGTCTGCATGCCATTCTGAGAGCCACTTCTCTGTTTCCATTAAAATAGCCCTGGGCAACGTGAGGACACAGGCAGCCATCCCAGAAATGTCATCCTCCAGCTGGGGTCCTTCCTCCCAACAGTCTCTCTCTGCATCGTAAATGTGGACGTAGTCCATGCGGATCCCCCTGTTGTGGGATCTGCCTCCCAAGACATAAATCCTGTTGTCCAAGACCGCGATGCCTGGCTCTCCGTGCCCTGCAGGAAGTGGACATACATTTGTCCACTGATCAGTGCTTGGCTTATAGCAGGCAACCTgtagaacaaaaaagaaaagagagaaggcAAAGCTGCACTTGTATCCTAGTGACAGAGCCTGGCCATAACGTAAACTATTTAGGGAGGAATATCATCAGTCTTTTGACAGTGTGTTGATAATAGAGACAGCATATGAATAACTCATACAAGTACAGTGCTCAGCAGAAAATTGTGCACAGGTACTACATAGCTTTGAAATCACATGTTGTGACCCTGCTGCTGGAGTAACAGCTGTATGTCATTCCAAAAATGTATACAAAAGTGAAAGAGATGGGGACACATGCTAATATAAGCCCAGACATAATTCACCTGTTTGCATTAGAGAAGAAATGCTGGAACATACAAATATGACAAATCTCCTAAGCTGTGTCTGTGCCATATGTTGAAGAGCTTCAGATTTCACTGGGTCCCTACTTGGCTAACTGCTTTCTTTTGTAGGCACCTTCTTATCATTCAGACACACTCTTCAGCTAGATTTAATTCTGCCATCTCCACTGGCTCTATAAAAGCAGTTACTTTTTGTGTCTTCTTTTCAAGTCTCCAGCAGTTCTGGAAGCTGGAATAAGGTTCAAGAGAATTCTCTCCAGAGGTCCCTTATCATCAGATACTGTacattttaattgcattatACAACTGCCATCCAACATATCCTTAACAGCTCTGCCCTGCAATTATACATTGGTAATTCAAAAGTTCTCTACTTAGAAAAAATGCATGTAAAGACAGTAAATTTAACTGATGTTGCaggatttctgagagagagaggacaTCATTTGTATTTGGAGTAAGGGTTGAGCTACccccagtctaggcctcagataaTCAGCTTTGGTGGGGCCTTTGAAGCCTTTGACGTAGTAAGAAAATAGTTGTTGCACATTTAGAAATTACTTTAAGGTAACCACGGTGTTAATAGGTTTTCTGGGTGTGAATTGgtgtagagctgcagtgtggaaCTCTGGCCACCTTGAGATGGGGACAAACAATGTTTGCTGACCAATGATAGTGTGCTCACAATttgtaaactatattgaagtgtatataaactgccatcttataGACAATAAATGGAGAACGTAGCATTAACCATATTGGCTCGACCTGTGTTTGTCCAGTCCAACTTCCCTCTTATTGTAAGAAGTCCCTAGCTTTTAACTGATGTGCTGCTTACTAGGCATGTGCATGCCAATGAAGTTATCCATCAGAGatgttttaaaattgaaaagaattCCAAGTGCTAGAGCTTTAATGCTTTGTGGGTGAGACAAAGTGTTCAAGACAGACAACAGTAAATAAATCATTGCCAGTTCTGCAGGTGAGTGGGGGAGAGCTCATCCAGCAGCCACTGCAGAGCAGTTTTATTTGCATACTTAGTAGAAGAACGATATTACATCTAAGTGCCAGCATCCATGAGCAGCCAAGAAAAGACACAGGTGTGACGTGGTCTCACCTGGTGAACGTCCCTCCTGTAGCCAGAGTCGTTGTTGCTCCCCCCGATGACGTAGAGCTTTCCCAGCAGCGCAGCCATCCCGTGCCACGCCCGCCTCACTGGCCCGTCTGCCAGGACATCCCAGCGGTCAGTCCTTGGGTCATAgcactgcagctccttcaggtagtcctctcctctcctcccacaCGTGATGTACATCTTCCCATCCAGCGCCGCTCCCGCGTGGGCGTACACCTGCACCACCACACCGGTGGCAAAGCAAGAGGTTGAGCTCTGGATTTATGTATTTCTCCCAGTTTTGAAGCAGGGAATGGACATGAAGGGAGTGACATTGTTCATGAGTTATGCGGAGATCAAAAGCAGAAAGGATTTTGTTATGGACAGTTCTTTCTAAGATATAATTGCAAATTTCTGAATAAAACACACTAGAATTTCTAAAACTTTTAGAACTGCAGCATTCTCTGTCTTTATTGTTCCTTGATTAGATCATTCATACTATAACTTTACTCCCTCATCTACTTGGAAGCCTTTTTATTGGTGATTTTTCTTATACAAGCAGTGTTATCAGGAATGCAATTTACTCTACTTAGTAGCACTCAATTCAggctttttgtattttcagcaCTGACACGCAtttattatttgctttattAATAGTTTTAAGGATTAACACAATAAAGGTGCAGGCAAAATCaacaagaaacaggaaaaagaagcatttaaCTGGGAAATGTAATTTACATATACTatcatttcattttcttgtcaTCCATTTATTTGCATATACAGCATTTACTGCTTCCCATTTGATTATCAGCAAATTAAAAGTTACACCTGAGAAAAACATCTAGCAAGATTAAATCAGGAATTGGGGAACTGTGGTAGAGTGTGTGGCTAATACACTCCTTACCTCCTTCTTCAGAGGTGTCACATATTCCCAAGTGTTGGTTTTAGGGTCATACCTCTCCACTTCCCTCAGGTCTTCATGGTAATCTCGGCCTGCGACGGCATAAATATAGTTGTCCACGACACAAACACTGAGGTCAGCGTGCTCTTGCTGCAGGGACTGGATCTGGAACCATCTGTTGTGTCGTGGGTCATACCTTGTAAAAGAATGGGATCAAAGGAAGttattcctgcagctgcagaatcACTGCTGGAATACCAGACAGCTCCACGGATGTGGGTTACTGCACTGTCTTCAGCTGAAATTCAGCTCATCTCTAAATGATGTGAAATTTGGCCTTCTCAGCATTTTATTATTAGCAAAGTTGTTTTATTCTATTTATAGGAGATGTACTTTAGCTGACATGATCGTGCTATCAAAGCCTAGGTTTTCCATTATCTTGTACACTGCTGTTGGGTTACACATCACAATCTCTGTTTGCACAAAGCCATTTTACAAGGTAACACAGTctaaaaatagcaaaaagacTGAATCGGGATCTTCAAGAATATAAGAAGGGCATAAATATACAGCGGGTTCTTTGATTCCTTTCCCCAAATATCTGCTGCTCAAAGTGAATCTCATTATTCACTTTCAAGTCAAACTATCTCTCTCATCTGGAAATTTTACTTACACAGAAAACTGGTTGAGAATTGAAACTATGCATGccataaaataacaaaaactcAGCTAAGACTTGTAAAAATGAGCACAATTTAAAGACAGAAGGGTATATATCTGTTTTTGTAATGTAATGGGCATGAAGGTCTAAACCTGATCCTTCCTCCTGTCacacagaaatataaaaggACTCTGGAATGCTGCTATTGTACACACGGATTTTTGAAAATCTGTTGGTAatagcattttatttaaaatcctTTTGTATTGGGACAAAAACTACATATAAAAGACTTCCAGAAAATGCCAGTTAGAGAACATCTAGACAGCCTAGAGTTCCGGCTCATTAATGCTTCCCACACCTTTAATACTTCCCTCCTCCAACAAGGCAGAAAGAAGCACGAGTAATACTCTTGAATGAGTAGCTGTTTCTACACTGTCAGGCTTAGCTTTGTCTCAtagctctgctgggagcttcCTGTTACTATGCAGCtcatttcttgtgttttctttcagtgaGGCTCCTGCTCAGTTCCTAATCTTTTGGCTGGCAAGTGTACTGACTGTCTACTGGCTTACAGACTCAGAAATGGGCAACAGAGTGGCAATAAAATTAATAGCAGGATTATCCTTATCTTACCTCCAACACCTTGACTCTGCTCGAAAACCACTTACATTGTTGTCTCCACCAATTAAATACACAAAATTATTGAGAACAGCAATCCCTTGGTTGGACATTCTGGGAGCTAGTGCAGCTGTAAAGTGCCTCCACTCCCCCAACAAGGGGTTCAGATACTTGGCTTGATCACTGAGAACAATGGATGGAGTAGAATGCATCCCTCCAAATCCCACTACACATTGAAATTCTGATCTCAGCTGTGTCTGGGAACTCTGAAGCATTGGCTGAAGACATTCATTCTTGTGGTACATTAATGCATCTGCAACTGTATCTTTTAAAGGACATGGACTTAATTTGTCATGAAGCCT harbors:
- the KLHL22 gene encoding kelch-like protein 22, with the translated sequence MAEDQELTQAHKAALEPSVQQRSSNTYRSAEHSQALLSGLVSLRDSSILFDVVLVVEDKPIEAHRILLAASCDYFRGMFAGGLREMEQEEVHIHGISYNAMCKILNFIYTSELELSVNSVQETLAAACQLQIPEVIKFCCDFLMSWVDEENILDVYRLADHYDLKHLSEQLDSYILKNFTAFSRTQVYRQLPLQKVYSLLSSNRLEVNYEFEVYDGALFYHYSPEELETDQISLMEPLKLLETVRFPLMEPQILQRLHDKLSPCPLKDTVADALMYHKNECLQPMLQSSQTQLRSEFQCVVGFGGMHSTPSIVLSDQAKYLNPLLGEWRHFTAALAPRMSNQGIAVLNNFVYLIGGDNNVSGFRAESRCWRYDPRHNRWFQIQSLQQEHADLSVCVVDNYIYAVAGRDYHEDLREVERYDPKTNTWEYVTPLKKEVYAHAGAALDGKMYITCGRRGEDYLKELQCYDPRTDRWDVLADGPVRRAWHGMAALLGKLYVIGGSNNDSGYRRDVHQVACYKPSTDQWTNVCPLPAGHGEPGIAVLDNRIYVLGGRSHNRGIRMDYVHIYDAERDCWEEGPQLEDDISGMAACVLTLPRAILMETEKWLSEWHADRMKHHLDFPSEVMSVSDWEEFDNSSED